The genomic window CAGCATTCCAGCTTCTTCATAGCTGTATTCATATTTGAAACCGGCCCCTGCATTGTCTTTGGTTTTACCCGTCAGCGTTGCAAAATCTTCTTTGCCCCACTTTCCGCCTTCTTGTTTTACATCAAATCGTTTGGTGATGTAAGCCGGCGAACCATTCTTAAAAAATATCATGGCATTTTCAGCCGTGTTTAACCCGTAAACCTGCTTTGCTATTTGCATTGTGAGATGTTCGTTTGCCGGAACCTGGTCAACCTTCTTTAAATCTCTTGGTATGGGTTTGAGTATGTAAGTTCCCTGCTCTCCTTCGTTTGTCAAACGCAACATATTTTTTTCAAGAAGAAAACTTAACTTTTCCTGCACCCCCGATATGGATATGCGCTTGCGATTTTCCATAAACTGCTCTGCAACTTCTTCGTTTTGCTGTGGCTGTTCATAGGGCAAAACATGACTTACCTTTTTACCGCCAAATAAATTCCGCAAACAACCCGGACTGTATGTAGTAAAACCTACAGCCAAAGTTCCGGGACAATATTTCAATTCATCTACGTTCATTTTGCTGCTATTGGTTTTACTGTTACGGCTCCTATGGTATCATACTGCGCCGTTGCCATCAGCAAACCGAAATTATCTTCCTCATCAATCCGCAATTGCGTGCATTGCAGCTTTCTGTTTACGCCTTCACTTAGCATGTTAAAGAAAAATGGAAACAAAAATTCGCTGCTGTATTCCTTTTGAATTTTCGGAAGCGTTAAACTGATAGCCGGTTTATTAGCGTCATTAAAATATGTGTCATCATACCTGAACACAAA from Bacteroidota bacterium includes these protein-coding regions:
- a CDS encoding HipA N-terminal domain-containing protein; the encoded protein is MRAMEIYRNGTLAGILTEENRQHFVFRYDDTYFNDANKPAISLTLPKIQKEYSSEFLFPFFFNMLSEGVNRKLQCTQLRIDEEDNFGLLMATAQYDTIGAVTVKPIAAK
- a CDS encoding HipA domain-containing protein codes for the protein MNVDELKYCPGTLAVGFTTYSPGCLRNLFGGKKVSHVLPYEQPQQNEEVAEQFMENRKRISISGVQEKLSFLLEKNMLRLTNEGEQGTYILKPIPRDLKKVDQVPANEHLTMQIAKQVYGLNTAENAMIFFKNGSPAYITKRFDVKQEGGKWGKEDFATLTGKTKDNAGAGFKYEYSYEEAGMLIQNHVPAWRVEIEKYFSLVAFNFLFSNGDAHLKNFSLLESSKGDYLLSPAYDLVNTKLHVDDSDFALDKGLFADNFKSEEYKKNGHPSKSDFTEFAKRIGVTEGRVEKLLNPFLERQPFMETLVSRSYLNDANKRSYLLMYNTKRNYLTQTMH